The following are encoded together in the Citrobacter arsenatis genome:
- the tssL gene encoding type VI secretion system protein TssL, short form, producing MNKDIDQVFWPTWLAASQLRGGSEVDDGAAFYRRACKWVDSARETLRDMGYSEHSVEHMLYTQCALLDESVLNRNRQDSGYITWLATPLQARFFNTTNAGEELWERIRTVLREPIPDTAVLTCFYRAITLGFVGRYREQGDERREDVLEALATQALPFKLKHDAPVIMRASGFSGGKRRWWLAWIVGAVALGALWLTFSHVLQGQIAQLIGQG from the coding sequence ATGAATAAGGATATTGATCAGGTATTCTGGCCAACCTGGCTTGCTGCCAGCCAGTTACGCGGCGGATCGGAAGTCGACGATGGGGCGGCTTTCTATCGCCGGGCCTGCAAATGGGTTGATTCTGCGCGTGAGACCTTGCGTGACATGGGGTACAGCGAACACAGCGTTGAACACATGCTCTACACGCAATGTGCGTTACTGGATGAAAGCGTATTGAACCGCAACCGGCAGGATAGCGGTTATATAACCTGGCTTGCGACACCTTTACAGGCCCGCTTTTTCAACACCACCAATGCCGGGGAGGAACTCTGGGAGCGCATCCGTACCGTTCTACGTGAACCCATTCCTGATACCGCCGTATTAACCTGCTTTTATCGTGCAATCACGCTCGGTTTTGTGGGGCGCTATCGTGAACAAGGTGACGAACGTCGTGAAGATGTTCTTGAAGCGCTGGCGACTCAGGCGTTGCCTTTTAAGTTAAAGCACGATGCGCCGGTCATTATGCGCGCTTCCGGCTTTTCTGGCGGTAAGCGCCGCTGGTGGCTGGCATGGATTGTCGGCGCGGTGGCGTTGGGGGCTTTGTGGTTAACATTTTCTCATGTCTTACAAGGGCAGATTGCTCAGCTTATTGGGCAGGGTTAA